In Syntrophorhabdaceae bacterium, one DNA window encodes the following:
- a CDS encoding D-alanyl-D-alanine carboxypeptidase family protein, protein MRRFIVIMLILMFWATFAYARPTVHKIAHKKTQKAPTQEKVAPYKAFIVTEAVTGKMLEGENIHERRPPASVTKLMLAYVVIDKLNRKEINLTDKIVTSKEASKIGGSQVYLKEGETFTLEEIMKAVLVASGNDAAYAVAEFVAGSKDAFVRLMNEKAKALGMNDTEFNSVHGLPPSKGDKEDLSSCHDLAILARELLKYPKILEWTSIATEGFRDGKFIMNNHNKLLTKMPGVVDGLKTGYYRETGFNVVATGKKGELRFIVVVLGSPSAKIRDEVAIEKFKKAFSQYKVINVVKKGEVIDKDIFLIDGKYRKIKGVVNSSFSYPVPYDKKDSIKKEINVQEKVKGEVREGQKLGEVIVKFGDDIIARIDIVSPVHIPKANLFTRFIRRMGLNI, encoded by the coding sequence ATGCGAAGATTTATTGTTATAATGCTTATTCTGATGTTCTGGGCAACCTTTGCATATGCAAGGCCAACAGTTCATAAGATTGCTCATAAAAAGACCCAGAAAGCCCCTACTCAGGAAAAGGTAGCACCATATAAGGCATTTATAGTCACAGAGGCAGTAACCGGAAAGATGCTGGAGGGTGAAAATATCCATGAAAGAAGACCTCCGGCAAGCGTAACAAAATTAATGCTCGCTTATGTAGTAATTGATAAACTTAATAGAAAGGAAATAAACCTGACTGATAAAATAGTTACATCAAAAGAGGCATCAAAGATAGGAGGCAGCCAAGTCTACCTTAAAGAGGGAGAGACCTTCACATTAGAGGAAATTATGAAGGCAGTCCTTGTTGCCTCAGGTAATGATGCAGCCTATGCAGTTGCAGAATTTGTTGCTGGAAGTAAAGATGCATTTGTAAGACTTATGAATGAAAAGGCAAAGGCATTGGGTATGAATGACACTGAATTTAATTCAGTCCATGGCCTTCCACCCTCAAAAGGTGATAAAGAGGATTTGAGTTCATGCCATGACCTGGCTATCCTGGCAAGGGAATTACTTAAATATCCCAAGATACTTGAATGGACATCCATTGCCACAGAAGGTTTCAGAGATGGAAAGTTTATAATGAATAACCATAATAAACTACTTACAAAAATGCCCGGAGTTGTTGATGGATTAAAGACAGGATATTACAGAGAAACAGGCTTTAATGTAGTTGCCACAGGAAAGAAAGGGGAACTTAGATTTATAGTTGTGGTTCTGGGAAGTCCTTCGGCAAAGATAAGGGATGAAGTTGCCATTGAGAAGTTCAAAAAGGCTTTTTCACAGTATAAGGTTATAAATGTTGTAAAGAAGGGTGAGGTAATAGATAAGGATATCTTCCTTATAGATGGTAAATATAGAAAGATAAAGGGTGTGGTAAATTCAAGTTTTTCATACCCTGTGCCTTATGATAAAAAGGATTCTATAAAAAAAGAGATTAATGTTCAGGAGAAGGTAAAAGGTGAAGTCAGAGAAGGCCAAAAACTCGGTGAAGTAATTGTT